The region TGTGCTTAAAAAAGGCACTACTGTACCCATCAGGCCCTGGTGCGTTCTCATTAGGAATGGAAAAGAGAGCAGTTTTTACTTCATCCTTGGTGTAAGCCTGCAGTAAAAACGCTGCCTGTTGCGCAGTAACTAACTTCCCTGACTGCACCACCTTATCTAAAACTGATTTCCTCCCAGCTGAAACAGAACCCAACAAATCAGCATAATAATCTTGGAAAGTCTGAGTCACGCTTTATTGAGTATCAAACCACTTGCCCTTCATATCCCATATAGAATGGAGAGAATTCTGAATCCTCCTACTTCTGATACAACTATGAAGAACTTTCGTATTTTCATCTCCATGTTTTAACCATTCCATTTTCGCCTTCTGTTTCAAAAACTGAATCATATTCTGATGAGCTTGTTGGTACTCAATTCTACAACTGATTTCCTTATTCATCAATTGAGTATTTCCAGGAGCTTCTTTAATTCTTTCCTGAATCTCCATCATCTTGTGATATTTCTCAGCATCCTGAACAAACACATCTCCCTTTCCTTCTTTATTAATCTTAGCTAAAACTCCCCTAAGGCTTTTTAACTTGCTAATTAAACAGTACATAGGAGTCCCTGTAACATCCTCATTCCAACTCATTGACACCTTCTCAAAAAAATCTGTATAACTACTCCAGAAATTGAAATATCTGAATGGTTTTTGGGTCTCCAACTCTGAAGAGAAAGTCACCAAACATGGGCTATGATCAAAATCCCCTTCTGGAAACAAATTAGCCTCAACATTAGGAAACTTCTCCAGCCATTGTTCATTTGCCATTACTTTGTCAAGCTTTGCATAGACTCGGGCTCGACCTTCTTGCTTGTTATTCCAAGTAAAGAAATTCCCTGAAAACTTCACATCTACCAAACCGCACTGCTCCACACAACTTTGAAATGGAATCATTTCAgatctgttgacgccgtttttcatcaacttaaaatgtagagcacgtaaacaataaaaactatggcaaagacAAGTAATATAGTATAACATTgagggttttttacgtggttcagcagttaactctgcctagtccatgcgtcttttttattaggactttggagttttctggaaatccttcagggatgaattatccagaaattctctcaagatcacaaaaattcagtCCCCTtcaagtgttcatgacctctctatttatagaggtttttcagagttcgttcccacatatttcgggaagatactcctctttattaatgggaataatgacattaaattctgtaactcctatatacaaggaaacgtccttGAAGACCAGAAGacatataacagactagttaatatccttTTAATGTAAATAtcttttgaatgcatggactgcgtctcatcagatgactcactaagccgttcgaggtcagcaatcagcatcatgtcagTCCAGGTCTCCAAGTAAATTACGAGCTGTATaactttccccaagaccagcttggagtgagtaaataccaccgaggctgttatatttcgagctcatacccgtgccaagctcgggctactcAATTCGAAGACACCTGACAACGAATGTACTCCGATGTTGTGTCTTCTGAGCTTAGAAAGAACTccgaggttacatatcttcgaggttgccaccttgcttcgaggtTTGGCACCTAGAccacgaacatgcactttaggtattacgagctcacacctgacgaatccagctttcgaggtcacaacctcaggtctcgaaatctgggtgtaacattttgccccctcaaaagtattagttcgaatcctatgagaaagaaaattttgaactactttcttcgggaaccgttccgtcacacatactcgagtatggacacacgTCAGTTGTGTATTGCTCACTCaatgtacttgagtaccttggaaacctgcccacgtctaTCCGCCTGCCATCCTTTTAGGTACTATCACCTCACGGGTTCCTAGCCACTTGATCTGATACGgcatctggccaatggcccagatcaaTCCAACCCTTTGTATTTCCCACGGGGTTATAAATAAGCCCCCAGTCGTCTTCTTCCTCTTTTCTTTTCACGTCCATCAGAgagaaaaaaggaaagaaaagaaaaccaGAAAACTCATTGCCcacttcttgcatgttctccaaaccacgAAGACAAATCCACGTTGGAATTTTTGACTCAGTGAGATCGCACTTGCAACCGCTCATACAATCGTCAATTTCTCTATTTCCGCCGATCACACTGTGTAAGTATCTTTTCATGGCTTCTTTATGTtatgtatatatacacacatattttttttttatgcatgcTTATACTTCTGTTACACCGTTGGCATTAGGATTTACTCCCATCCCATTTGTCCACTCACtagtttaatgcactaggatTAGGGTGCTTCAACTGGTGGACATTAGGTTCAAACCTAGTTTCTGCGAAAAAGGGGTCCAAAAATGGTTCCCTTTTTGGGCTTTAAAATTTTAGAAACTGTATCTTGCACACAAAGATATCaggtacaaaattagggtttgccTTTAAGGAATGcatgattcccaaaaatatcaccttttcaATAACCGCCACCTTTATTTCCTAATATTTCGGGATTTCCCATGGCAAATCCACCTTCCTATCCTTTGGTGGAACACACACTCTGGGTCTGGTCTCGtctcctttggatcgagcttgccttgtagcctcgatcattcgagcttaggtgtTATTTATCTCTGTACTTCTTGcttgcttggccctcacccttttactttcttgttagatgccgcagaattcggGAATATGGTGGGGGTCAAAGTTCGCAATTCCCTATTCGCCAGTAACTCCGAGCCTGGAATCTCCTTTCACTCGGAATCAATGTTTACTTTGGGAAC is a window of Humulus lupulus chromosome 4, drHumLupu1.1, whole genome shotgun sequence DNA encoding:
- the LOC133833082 gene encoding uncharacterized protein LOC133833082, coding for MKNGVNRSEMIPFQSCVEQCGLVDVKFSGNFFTWNNKQEGRARVYAKLDKVMANEQWLEKFPNVEANLFPEGDFDHSPCLVTFSSELETQKPFRYFNFWSSYTDFFEKVSMSWNEDVTGTPMYCLISKLKSLRGVLAKINKEGKGDVFVQDAEKYHKMMEIQERIKEAPGNTQLMNKEISCRIEYQQAHQNMIQFLKQKAKMEWLKHGDENTKVLHSCIRSRRIQNSLHSIWDMKAGRKSVLDKVVQSGKLVTAQQAAFLLQAYTKDEVKTALFSIPNENAPGPDGCPKKFSDYRPIACCNVVYKIATKLICSRLREILPSIISENQSGFGQGRNIAHNIMICQDLVRGYGRKSTSLSCMIKIDLQKAYDTLDWNFLQEMMMALNFPSQFIKLVMVFVTTPRFSFMINGAQIGCLKSRRGLRQWDPLSPLLFVIGMEYLSRIMVSVGQNKDFKYHPRCEYLKLNHLCFADEFLLFSKGIFKAIYVLLRGFQLFTDSSGLQANKTKSAIFGVGLQEGDWNRITDMTGFF